The following proteins come from a genomic window of Gordonia westfalica:
- a CDS encoding amidohydrolase, translating into MSARSDITTVVVRDGVIVDLGGDDLFRHLVGLGTEITEFDGVLAPGFVDPHTHFSQYAAARARAVDCRVPTVRTISEALDALSDGLRAGRLCGPWLVGYGNLFYDQKLAERRLPTRDELDSVSITHPIVVHCGGHVSVLNSAALELARVERFLGSTEGLWGRPVVELDSAGRPTGVVGEIDRHLGIPEPDHEELVDAFTSVYRSEFLRYGVTTIGEMVESERNLNALAVSSRSGAVPARFGLYAMAPSFAPHDEALQWVREATLGGRLSACGTKVFADGGYSARNAASLTEYSCDHAPHPGYHGKLNLERSALIAALESTQAAGVQLAIHANGTRAQQEALDAVSAAGPIRRGGVRIEHLGNVLEDPQNTVRRWRDTGVLPVMQPGFLTNFIADFVPMLFPSTGTRGRMPLRTILDEGIWPAFSSDVAIGGEAGASNPFATIASAVGRKGYWGRPVEPHEAITVGEALRCHTLSAAESLAMSGHVGTIEVGAHADLITLDHDPRAVGVDDIADIRVTRTWIGGVLEFEEAYA; encoded by the coding sequence ATGTCTGCTCGTTCCGACATCACGACTGTCGTGGTCCGTGACGGGGTCATCGTCGACCTTGGCGGCGATGATCTCTTCCGCCACCTCGTCGGCCTGGGAACCGAGATAACCGAGTTCGACGGTGTTCTCGCTCCGGGGTTTGTCGATCCCCACACCCACTTCTCCCAGTACGCAGCCGCACGCGCACGCGCCGTCGATTGCCGTGTGCCGACCGTTCGCACGATCTCTGAAGCGCTCGACGCCCTGAGTGACGGACTGCGCGCAGGCAGACTGTGCGGTCCCTGGCTGGTGGGCTACGGAAACCTGTTCTACGACCAGAAACTCGCCGAACGCCGGTTACCCACTCGCGACGAACTCGATTCCGTGTCCATTACCCACCCGATCGTCGTGCACTGCGGCGGTCACGTCTCGGTGCTCAACTCAGCAGCTCTGGAACTCGCCCGGGTGGAGCGGTTCCTGGGGAGCACCGAGGGCCTCTGGGGGCGCCCGGTCGTCGAACTCGACTCGGCCGGACGCCCAACCGGGGTGGTAGGCGAGATCGATCGCCACCTCGGAATCCCCGAACCGGATCACGAGGAGCTCGTCGACGCGTTCACCTCCGTGTACCGGTCGGAGTTCCTCAGGTACGGGGTCACGACCATCGGTGAAATGGTCGAATCCGAGCGGAATCTGAACGCCCTCGCCGTATCCTCGCGAAGCGGCGCGGTGCCGGCCAGGTTCGGTCTCTACGCCATGGCCCCCTCGTTCGCCCCACACGACGAGGCGTTGCAATGGGTCCGGGAAGCGACCCTGGGCGGACGCTTGAGTGCCTGCGGAACAAAGGTTTTCGCTGACGGCGGTTACTCGGCGAGAAATGCGGCGAGTCTGACCGAGTACTCCTGTGATCACGCGCCGCATCCCGGTTATCACGGCAAGCTCAACCTCGAGCGCAGCGCCTTGATCGCCGCACTCGAGTCGACGCAGGCAGCGGGCGTCCAACTCGCCATCCACGCCAACGGCACTCGTGCACAACAAGAGGCTCTCGACGCGGTTTCGGCGGCCGGACCGATACGCCGAGGAGGCGTCCGGATCGAACATCTCGGAAACGTGCTGGAGGATCCCCAGAACACCGTCCGACGCTGGCGCGACACCGGAGTCCTCCCGGTGATGCAGCCCGGGTTCCTCACCAACTTCATCGCCGATTTCGTTCCGATGCTGTTCCCCAGCACCGGAACCCGTGGCCGGATGCCGTTGCGGACGATTCTCGACGAGGGCATCTGGCCGGCGTTCAGTTCGGACGTCGCGATCGGTGGCGAGGCCGGAGCGAGCAACCCGTTCGCCACCATCGCCTCAGCGGTCGGACGAAAAGGATACTGGGGACGCCCGGTCGAACCCCACGAGGCGATCACGGTCGGCGAAGCCCTGCGGTGCCACACCCTGTCCGCGGCCGAGTCACTCGCGATGAGCGGTCACGTCGGAACCATCGAGGTCGGCGCTCATGCCGACCTGATCACGCTGGACCACGATCCCCGCGCCGTCGGTGTGGACGACATCGCCGACATCCGTGTCACGCGGACATGGATCGGTGGCGTACTCGAATTCGAGGAGGCGTACGCGTGA
- the torT gene encoding TMAO reductase system periplasmic protein TorT gives MRLPLTRLARASAVLAGCTILITSCAEDGSSSDAIREIDTSGQSWSVDALLTDCAAPGVDPAGCVGPNSEGKYTSLSREQVTKPWQLCSVLPHMKDSTWIGINYGEVSQAKSLGVGLSTSDAGGYNNLSEQVSQVENCVSSGADAILLSAVSFESLNNAVKDAVAAGVPVIDVGNGVSSNEVAGHVLQDYVDMGRLIGEHLVSLDRPMRVALLPGPAGAGWAERSREGFEATIAGSQVTVADVKYGDTGKEVQLKLVEDVLASNPDIDALVGNAVMAEAATQVLGERGLADRIGVYTTYVTPELVELMGAGRANCGPSEQSSLIGQMAVDYAVRVLEDLPAPGAVERYAPVPVVVCGSAEGELANIDEFDMNGSFAPPSFRPNYSLKAAQ, from the coding sequence ATGCGTCTCCCCCTGACCCGACTCGCGCGAGCCTCTGCGGTGCTTGCCGGGTGCACAATTCTGATCACGTCGTGTGCAGAAGACGGCAGCTCATCCGACGCGATCCGGGAGATCGACACATCCGGTCAATCCTGGAGTGTCGACGCCCTTCTCACCGACTGCGCCGCTCCCGGCGTCGATCCCGCCGGGTGCGTCGGACCGAACTCGGAGGGCAAGTACACATCGCTCTCCCGTGAGCAGGTCACCAAACCGTGGCAGTTGTGCTCGGTCCTGCCCCACATGAAGGACTCGACCTGGATCGGCATCAACTACGGTGAGGTGAGCCAGGCGAAGTCTCTCGGAGTGGGGCTGTCGACCAGCGACGCCGGCGGTTACAACAATCTCTCCGAACAGGTTTCGCAGGTCGAAAACTGCGTGTCGTCGGGTGCCGACGCGATCCTCCTCAGCGCGGTGAGTTTCGAGTCGCTGAACAACGCAGTCAAAGATGCTGTCGCGGCGGGTGTCCCGGTCATCGACGTCGGAAACGGGGTGTCCAGCAACGAGGTTGCGGGCCATGTCCTCCAGGACTACGTCGACATGGGCCGGTTGATCGGTGAACACCTCGTCTCCCTCGACCGGCCGATGCGGGTCGCCTTGCTCCCCGGCCCGGCGGGTGCCGGCTGGGCCGAGCGTTCCCGTGAGGGCTTCGAGGCCACGATCGCGGGTTCGCAGGTCACCGTTGCCGACGTCAAGTACGGGGACACCGGAAAAGAAGTGCAGCTCAAGCTGGTCGAGGACGTCTTGGCATCGAATCCCGACATCGATGCGCTGGTGGGCAACGCGGTCATGGCCGAAGCGGCCACCCAGGTTCTCGGCGAGCGCGGACTGGCCGACCGGATCGGCGTCTACACCACCTATGTGACTCCCGAACTCGTCGAGTTGATGGGCGCCGGCCGGGCCAATTGTGGCCCCTCCGAGCAGTCCAGCCTCATCGGGCAGATGGCAGTGGACTATGCCGTCCGCGTGCTCGAGGACTTGCCCGCTCCCGGTGCCGTCGAGCGATATGCGCCCGTTCCGGTGGTCGTCTGCGGCTCGGCCGAAGGCGAATTGGCCAACATCGACGAGTTCGACATGAACGGTAGTTTCGCGCCGCCGAGCTTCCGGCCGAATTACTCACTGAAGGCCGCCCAGTGA
- a CDS encoding FAD-dependent oxidoreductase, with protein sequence MHAEIAGAGLSGLVLASALARNGWTVRVHEKTGELREIGAGIYLWENGLRALESIGAYDAVVARAERLDEPTLRDHHGRTLQTEWLRNKRLYTVGRRHLHRCLVDTATSLGVDIRTESPIAGAESGGTLIGSDGTHYPADLVVGADGVYSRVRESLGLRTKMVDLRDGGGRHLIPRTSDDPVHRAIEQWNGGRRIGVVPCSPEETYVFLCCPADDVAGRRQQPFDPETWIESFPDFRSQLERIPTDGEGRWAPFYDVHVSDWYTGRAALLGDAAHAMSPNLGQAACVAMTNAVALALAIGQSHSIDRALRMWESEQRSLSDGVQAYSRIYGRVGTRWPSNLLDVRSSVVRRFLGTRSAQGAINFAAEQFPEGELTKTW encoded by the coding sequence ATGCATGCCGAGATTGCCGGCGCCGGCCTGTCCGGACTCGTCCTGGCCTCTGCGCTGGCGCGCAACGGCTGGACCGTTCGCGTCCACGAGAAGACCGGAGAGCTCCGAGAGATCGGCGCCGGAATCTACCTGTGGGAAAACGGTTTGCGGGCACTGGAATCCATCGGCGCCTACGATGCGGTCGTCGCGCGAGCGGAACGCCTCGACGAGCCGACGTTGCGCGATCATCACGGCCGAACCCTCCAGACCGAATGGCTGCGGAACAAGCGGCTGTACACCGTGGGCCGTCGCCACCTCCACCGATGCCTGGTCGACACCGCGACAAGCCTCGGCGTCGACATCCGGACCGAGTCCCCAATCGCAGGCGCGGAGTCGGGCGGAACGCTCATCGGCTCAGATGGCACCCACTACCCTGCTGACCTCGTGGTGGGCGCCGACGGCGTCTACTCCCGTGTGCGCGAGTCACTCGGATTGCGCACCAAGATGGTCGATCTCCGCGACGGCGGAGGTCGCCATCTCATCCCTCGTACCAGCGACGACCCGGTTCACCGCGCCATCGAACAGTGGAACGGGGGCCGGCGGATCGGCGTCGTGCCCTGCTCACCGGAGGAGACCTACGTCTTCCTCTGCTGCCCCGCAGACGACGTCGCCGGCCGACGTCAGCAGCCATTCGACCCGGAGACGTGGATCGAGAGCTTCCCGGACTTCCGCTCCCAGCTGGAACGGATCCCTACCGACGGTGAGGGCCGTTGGGCGCCGTTCTACGACGTCCACGTATCCGATTGGTACACCGGACGCGCCGCACTGCTCGGCGATGCCGCCCACGCGATGTCTCCGAACCTCGGGCAGGCCGCATGCGTGGCCATGACGAATGCGGTCGCACTCGCGTTGGCCATCGGGCAAAGCCACTCCATCGACCGAGCACTTCGTATGTGGGAGAGCGAACAACGGTCGTTGAGCGACGGCGTGCAGGCGTATTCGCGCATCTACGGGCGCGTCGGTACCCGCTGGCCGTCCAACCTCCTCGATGTGCGATCGAGCGTCGTCCGGCGCTTCCTGGGCACGCGGTCCGCACAGGGGGCAATCAACTTCGCTGCCGAGCAATTCCCCGAAGGTGAGCTCACCAAGACCTGGTGA
- a CDS encoding MalY/PatB family protein — MTPRPTAPPLAELRRRTSSKWSTHPDAVLPLFIAEMDYQLAPVVAEAMIDRIRASDVGYAGDSGGVGTAFAGFADRRWNWQVTAEDVTLTTDVSVVIVETLRAAIRPGDVVILMPPVYPPFFELIPEAGGTVVEVPLLDEPEWRIDLGGIERALRAGARAVLLCHPHNPVGLVHDAADLARLAELAASYGATIVSDEIHAPLVHPGVGFAPFLTVSDAAREVGIAAHSASKAFNLAGAKCALMVATSDATRAIVARQPDEVQYRTSILGRAATEAAFTQGDDWLDATLEVIGESLDLLDQLLAKHLPGVGYTRPNASYLAWLDLRDAGLGDNPGLPILEHGRVALHYGPAFGSPGKGFARLNVACSPEVLTEAIERIARVVDKPPVP; from the coding sequence GTGACGCCGAGACCCACCGCACCGCCCCTCGCCGAACTCCGACGCCGCACCAGCTCGAAGTGGTCCACGCACCCCGATGCCGTGCTGCCGCTGTTCATCGCGGAGATGGATTATCAGCTCGCGCCGGTCGTCGCGGAGGCGATGATCGACCGCATCCGGGCGTCGGATGTCGGTTACGCCGGTGACTCGGGCGGTGTGGGAACGGCTTTCGCGGGTTTCGCCGATCGCCGCTGGAACTGGCAGGTGACCGCCGAAGACGTCACTCTGACCACCGATGTGAGCGTCGTGATCGTGGAGACGCTGCGTGCGGCGATCCGGCCGGGTGACGTCGTCATCCTGATGCCGCCGGTGTATCCGCCGTTCTTCGAGCTCATCCCGGAGGCAGGCGGAACCGTCGTCGAGGTGCCGTTGCTCGATGAGCCGGAATGGCGGATTGATCTCGGCGGCATCGAGAGGGCGCTGCGGGCAGGTGCGCGGGCCGTGCTGTTGTGTCACCCGCACAATCCGGTCGGGCTCGTCCACGACGCCGCCGACCTGGCCCGCTTGGCTGAACTCGCGGCGTCGTACGGTGCGACGATCGTGAGCGACGAGATCCATGCTCCGCTGGTTCATCCCGGTGTCGGGTTCGCCCCGTTCCTGACGGTCAGCGACGCCGCGCGTGAGGTCGGTATCGCGGCGCATTCGGCGAGTAAGGCGTTCAACCTGGCCGGGGCCAAGTGCGCGCTGATGGTCGCCACCTCGGACGCTACCCGGGCGATCGTCGCACGTCAGCCCGACGAGGTGCAGTACCGCACGTCCATCCTCGGCCGCGCCGCTACCGAAGCCGCCTTCACTCAGGGCGACGACTGGCTCGACGCCACCCTGGAGGTCATCGGGGAGAGCCTCGATCTGCTGGATCAGCTGCTGGCCAAACATCTTCCGGGTGTCGGCTACACACGACCGAACGCGTCGTACCTGGCGTGGCTGGACCTCCGCGACGCCGGCCTCGGCGACAACCCGGGCCTGCCGATCCTCGAGCACGGCCGGGTCGCGCTGCACTACGGTCCCGCGTTCGGCTCGCCGGGTAAGGGTTTCGCTCGGCTGAACGTCGCGTGTTCGCCGGAGGTGCTGACCGAGGCGATCGAGCGGATCGCCCGCGTCGTCGACAAGCCGCCCGTTCCATAG